Proteins co-encoded in one Saprospira grandis genomic window:
- a CDS encoding leucine-rich repeat domain-containing protein, whose product MLSRYELQLAELLAQKSLKKLDASRKGLQELPQEIGRSKGMKQLNIEDNRLSDLPDSLANLGQLEWLDISDNRLSPLPKVLFQLRKLRWLDLSNNGLSELGEELAAWEELMRLDLKNNQLQALPNHFGQLKALRKLLLERNQLSALPASFGQLQQLQQLDLSENAFTQLPEEIGQLKALKQLSLSANPMPQLTKVLGQLSNLEELQAEGLGLEEVPKEIGQLKNLQSLFLGYNRLKSLAAELGNCSALEQLDLGNNRLERLPLNLARCQQLKVLNLEDNPLGELPLLLQEIQVLEELDMSNCNLVDLGAGLSLPALHWLDLSANQLRDLPSNFGQLTALSWLDLRDNQLQKWPKALEGLSQIRQLLLAGNFLRQINLSDLDWPELEELDLSKNELTELSGQWDKLPQLRQLNLEKNQLAQLPEDWRPLSNLEELDLSDNQLDSLPQSLGELDQIQWLDLRNNQFTEFPQALLPLVGQLQALYLSENNWSESALALWKTHFEEVIVDLEL is encoded by the coding sequence ATGCTTAGTCGATACGAACTTCAGTTGGCCGAACTCCTGGCCCAAAAGAGCCTTAAGAAACTAGATGCCAGCCGAAAAGGCTTGCAAGAGCTCCCCCAAGAAATTGGGCGTTCTAAGGGCATGAAACAGCTCAATATAGAAGACAACCGCTTGAGCGACCTTCCTGACAGCCTGGCTAATTTGGGGCAATTGGAGTGGTTAGACATTTCGGACAATCGTCTATCGCCCTTACCCAAAGTGCTATTTCAGCTTCGGAAACTGCGTTGGCTGGACCTATCGAACAATGGCTTGAGCGAATTGGGAGAAGAATTGGCGGCTTGGGAAGAGCTCATGCGTTTGGATTTAAAGAACAACCAATTGCAAGCACTGCCTAATCACTTTGGGCAACTCAAGGCCCTGCGCAAACTGCTATTGGAGCGCAACCAACTATCGGCCCTGCCAGCTAGTTTTGGGCAATTGCAGCAACTACAGCAGCTTGATTTATCGGAAAATGCCTTCACTCAACTGCCAGAAGAAATTGGGCAGCTCAAAGCCTTAAAACAGCTCAGCCTTAGTGCCAACCCCATGCCTCAGTTGACTAAGGTACTGGGCCAGCTCTCCAATTTGGAGGAACTACAGGCCGAAGGCTTGGGACTGGAAGAAGTTCCGAAAGAAATTGGCCAACTCAAGAATTTGCAGAGCCTATTTTTGGGCTACAATCGCTTAAAAAGCTTAGCCGCCGAACTAGGCAATTGTTCGGCTTTGGAGCAGCTTGATTTGGGGAACAATCGCTTAGAAAGGCTACCCCTAAACTTGGCCCGTTGTCAGCAGCTCAAGGTCTTGAACTTAGAAGACAACCCCTTGGGAGAGCTGCCCTTATTGTTGCAAGAAATTCAGGTCCTAGAGGAATTGGACATGAGCAACTGTAATCTAGTAGATTTAGGGGCAGGTTTAAGCTTGCCCGCCCTACATTGGTTAGATCTATCGGCTAATCAGCTGCGGGATTTGCCTAGCAACTTTGGGCAACTGACGGCCTTGAGTTGGTTAGACCTTAGAGACAACCAACTGCAAAAATGGCCCAAGGCCTTAGAAGGGCTCAGTCAGATTCGACAGCTTCTTTTGGCGGGGAACTTCCTTCGTCAGATTAACCTCAGCGACTTAGACTGGCCAGAACTGGAGGAATTGGACCTCAGTAAAAATGAATTGACGGAATTATCTGGGCAATGGGATAAACTGCCTCAACTGCGTCAGCTCAATCTAGAAAAGAACCAACTGGCCCAACTGCCAGAAGACTGGCGGCCCTTGAGTAATTTGGAAGAATTGGATCTATCGGACAACCAGCTAGACAGCTTGCCCCAGAGCTTGGGCGAATTGGACCAGATTCAGTGGCTCGACCTGAGAAACAACCAGTTTACTGAATTTCCTCAGGCCCTGCTGCCTTTAGTGGGCCAACTGCAGGCCCTTTACTTGAGCGAAAACAACTGGAGTGAGTCGGCCTTGGCCCTTTGGAAAACTCATTTTGAGGAAGTCATTGTGGACCTAGAGCTATAG
- a CDS encoding DUF4240 domain-containing protein, protein MIERDFWLLIDAVKQAAGDDQQKYVALLEKRLEAMTSDSIRRHAVYLMQLLQQSSTEEVWAAHYLINGGYEEWGFEDFRYWLVAQGKQFFYDCLANPAEFLCEQVNIEEGDNPELSFYEFWSAFKTAYERKSQRNLCHTYDWLSEYEKVQQAEFSLEEKMRPLAQEYKLRKRYPALFQKFFQNFYYRLQKYQEQQSPSTEPA, encoded by the coding sequence ATGATAGAAAGAGATTTTTGGCTCCTGATAGATGCCGTCAAGCAGGCAGCGGGAGATGATCAGCAGAAGTATGTCGCTTTATTGGAAAAGCGTTTGGAGGCGATGACCTCGGATAGTATTCGGCGGCATGCCGTTTATTTGATGCAGCTTTTGCAACAGAGCAGCACCGAAGAAGTTTGGGCTGCGCATTATTTAATCAATGGAGGATATGAAGAGTGGGGATTTGAGGACTTTCGGTATTGGTTAGTGGCCCAAGGCAAGCAATTTTTTTATGATTGTTTGGCCAATCCTGCGGAATTTCTTTGCGAGCAGGTCAATATTGAGGAAGGCGACAACCCCGAGCTCAGTTTTTATGAATTTTGGTCGGCCTTTAAGACCGCCTATGAGCGGAAGAGTCAGCGCAACCTCTGCCATACCTATGACTGGCTTAGCGAGTATGAAAAAGTGCAGCAAGCTGAATTTAGCTTAGAAGAGAAGATGCGTCCATTGGCGCAAGAATATAAACTACGGAAGCGTTACCCCGCTTTATTTCAGAAGTTTTTTCAGAACTTCTACTATCGTTTACAGAAATACCAAGAGCAGCAATCTCCATCTACAGAACCCGCTTAA
- a CDS encoding pyridoxal phosphate-dependent decarboxylase family protein produces the protein MDLLTEIKALEQKARQLEPDTQERQKYWTAVQDYAEDFLGQIEEIPAYVESEKKGRELLDAEIGPARSLNELLALMGQALDKPGLNPASGGHLGYIPGGGLYPSALGDFLAAVFNRYAGVFYGSPGAVRMENQLLKWLAKSLNFPDTAAGNLCSGGSIANQIAIGCARDAAQLKARDFERAVIYSSKQVHHCVHKSINMVGLREAQIRYIPMDERFRMRADILVQQIAKDRAEGLLPFMVICSAGTTDSGAIDPLEQIADCCAAENIWMHVDAAYGGFFYLVDELRPSFKGLERADSLAIDPHKGLFLPYGTGAVLVRDGQQLFESQHLEASYLQDAYLDTEEVSPADLSPELTKHFRGLRMWLPLQLFGLEPFVAALTEKRRLTQYFYQKIQELGFEVGPPPQLSVMLYRYCPKSGGQNSFNLALVKKVRQDGRVFLSSTTIEGQVYLRLAVLSFRTHLQTIDNCLQVLAEAKAALLASGEWSD, from the coding sequence ATGGACCTTTTAACAGAAATTAAAGCGCTAGAGCAAAAAGCTCGGCAGCTAGAACCCGACACCCAAGAGCGGCAGAAATACTGGACCGCCGTACAAGATTATGCAGAAGATTTCTTGGGGCAAATCGAGGAGATTCCAGCCTATGTAGAAAGCGAAAAAAAGGGCCGAGAGCTGCTTGACGCAGAGATTGGTCCAGCCCGTTCGTTAAATGAACTCTTGGCCCTTATGGGGCAAGCCCTAGATAAGCCAGGACTAAATCCAGCTTCTGGTGGGCACCTAGGCTATATTCCTGGAGGCGGGCTCTACCCTTCGGCCCTAGGCGACTTTCTGGCTGCGGTTTTCAACCGTTATGCGGGGGTGTTCTATGGCTCGCCGGGGGCGGTACGCATGGAAAACCAGCTGCTAAAATGGTTAGCTAAAAGCCTTAACTTTCCCGATACCGCCGCTGGAAACCTCTGTTCGGGAGGGTCTATTGCCAACCAAATTGCCATTGGTTGTGCTCGGGATGCGGCCCAACTAAAAGCGAGAGACTTTGAGCGGGCCGTTATTTACAGCAGCAAGCAGGTGCATCATTGCGTGCATAAATCTATCAATATGGTGGGTTTGCGAGAGGCGCAAATCCGTTATATTCCGATGGATGAGCGTTTTCGGATGCGGGCCGATATTTTGGTCCAACAAATTGCGAAAGATAGAGCGGAGGGTCTCCTTCCCTTTATGGTGATTTGTTCGGCGGGGACCACCGACAGCGGAGCAATAGACCCATTGGAGCAAATTGCCGACTGCTGTGCGGCCGAAAACATCTGGATGCATGTAGATGCCGCCTATGGTGGTTTTTTCTACTTAGTCGATGAGCTTCGCCCTAGTTTTAAGGGCTTGGAGCGGGCCGATTCTTTAGCTATTGATCCACATAAAGGACTATTTTTGCCTTATGGCACGGGGGCCGTCTTGGTTCGGGATGGGCAACAACTCTTCGAGTCGCAGCATTTAGAGGCCAGTTATTTACAGGATGCCTATTTAGACACCGAAGAAGTATCGCCTGCGGATTTATCGCCAGAGCTAACCAAACACTTTAGGGGCTTGCGGATGTGGTTGCCCTTACAACTTTTTGGCCTTGAACCTTTTGTTGCGGCCTTGACAGAAAAGCGGCGATTGACCCAATATTTTTATCAAAAAATACAAGAACTGGGCTTTGAGGTGGGTCCTCCGCCCCAGCTCAGCGTTATGTTATACCGTTATTGCCCCAAAAGCGGAGGGCAGAACAGCTTTAATTTAGCTTTGGTCAAAAAAGTGCGGCAAGATGGTCGAGTTTTCTTATCTTCCACAACAATAGAGGGGCAAGTATACCTTCGTTTGGCGGTCCTTTCCTTTAGGACCCATTTGCAGACCATAGACAACTGCCTGCAAGTACTAGCAGAGGCCAAGGCGGCCTTATTGGCTAGTGGCGAATGGTCCGATTAG
- a CDS encoding phosphatase PAP2 family protein: protein MQGFWTFWQKHQLYFHLMLWPILLGWIPALLFDKGDGVHFFLDFRGPKLNLFFRLFTQATEGFALLFCFGALLFIRLRYSLLFVFGTGLSLVLSQGLKLFFQFPRPQPYFLHFRGEVLAAIEHLPQKTSWVSSFPSGHSMVSACLFGLLALWSPRPSLQVFFALIALGVAFSRVYLGQHFLQDILSGCAWGSLLAGLIHYFSQDWAKTGGPMIQVRLPFGKS, encoded by the coding sequence ATGCAAGGATTTTGGACCTTTTGGCAAAAGCATCAGCTCTATTTTCATCTGATGCTTTGGCCCATTTTATTGGGCTGGATTCCGGCCCTACTCTTTGATAAAGGGGATGGCGTTCACTTTTTTTTAGACTTTAGAGGGCCAAAACTCAACCTCTTTTTTAGGCTGTTCACACAGGCCACTGAAGGCTTTGCTCTGCTCTTTTGTTTTGGCGCTCTACTGTTTATTCGTCTGCGCTACAGCCTACTTTTTGTATTCGGGACGGGCCTAAGTTTGGTCCTGAGTCAGGGACTTAAACTCTTTTTTCAGTTTCCTCGACCGCAGCCCTATTTTCTACATTTTAGAGGAGAAGTTTTAGCCGCTATAGAACATCTACCACAAAAAACGAGTTGGGTATCGAGCTTTCCCTCTGGCCACAGCATGGTTTCGGCCTGCTTGTTTGGCTTATTGGCCCTTTGGAGCCCTCGGCCTAGTTTGCAGGTATTTTTTGCCCTAATTGCCTTAGGGGTAGCCTTTTCTAGAGTATATTTGGGCCAGCATTTTTTGCAAGATATATTAAGCGGTTGTGCTTGGGGGAGTTTACTAGCGGGCCTGATTCACTACTTTAGCCAAGATTGGGCAAAAACAGGAGGCCCAATGATCCAAGTCCGACTTCCTTTTGGAAAAAGCTAG
- a CDS encoding LptF/LptG family permease — protein sequence MKKLDKLLVISFLPPLIIWFLVAVFIFNMQFLWKYVDDIVGKGLEVHIILELLFYQALAMVPQALVFGVVIASVMTLGNLSEHYELASMKSAGISLIRILRPLFFFVLLLGGASYFFSNVIIPVTALQFKTRLYDIRKQRPALDLQVGQFNNDFRNMTIYIGGKNGNQLENMRIYDHSEQRGNSSQTNAHFGQLSLSKDKRYLLLELEDGKRFEEMQQGLDKKTSFYPFMRMNFKSYRSVFDLSEFDFSETDKDLFKNHYSLLNSKQLLNGIDSILSKRARRLQELQRNTDNFFYFRKMGGSTVDSLGKRPDKQYIPFAHLAQAQPLAGSKNWKSIVEQIPKMDRHAIYQRAQSFARNIKTQAQNVNRGLPHYEEDVAEHENELHKKIIFALACVLFLFVGAPMGAIIKKGGFGWPIFVAFVFFMTFFVLHLTGERLAKKLVWPCWAGSWLPILVLLPMAILLSRAALKDAQLISFSSIWSKIKSILPQKKKA from the coding sequence GTGAAAAAACTCGATAAACTCTTAGTCATTAGCTTTCTCCCCCCTCTAATCATCTGGTTTTTGGTGGCGGTCTTTATCTTCAATATGCAGTTCCTCTGGAAGTATGTCGATGATATTGTGGGCAAGGGACTAGAAGTACATATTATTCTCGAATTGCTCTTTTATCAAGCCCTGGCTATGGTCCCTCAAGCCCTGGTCTTTGGGGTGGTCATTGCCTCGGTCATGACCCTGGGCAACCTCTCTGAACACTATGAGCTGGCTAGCATGAAATCCGCAGGAATTTCACTTATTCGCATTTTGCGCCCACTCTTTTTCTTTGTGCTGCTGCTCGGAGGCGCCTCCTACTTTTTCTCCAATGTAATTATTCCCGTTACGGCCCTGCAATTTAAAACTCGGCTCTACGATATCCGAAAACAACGACCCGCCCTCGATCTGCAAGTGGGCCAATTCAATAATGATTTTCGGAATATGACGATTTATATTGGCGGAAAAAATGGCAACCAGCTCGAAAATATGCGCATCTACGATCATAGCGAGCAAAGAGGCAATAGCAGCCAAACTAACGCCCACTTTGGCCAACTTAGCCTCTCTAAAGATAAACGCTACCTTCTGCTAGAACTAGAAGACGGCAAACGCTTTGAAGAAATGCAACAGGGTCTCGATAAAAAGACCAGCTTCTATCCCTTTATGCGGATGAATTTTAAAAGCTATCGCTCTGTTTTTGACCTCTCCGAATTTGATTTTTCTGAAACCGATAAGGACCTTTTTAAAAATCATTATTCTCTGCTCAATAGTAAGCAGCTCCTCAATGGAATTGACTCTATTTTGAGTAAAAGAGCCCGACGCCTACAAGAATTACAACGCAATACCGATAACTTCTTTTACTTCCGAAAAATGGGCGGCTCAACAGTGGATAGCCTGGGCAAACGGCCCGATAAACAATATATTCCCTTTGCTCATTTGGCCCAAGCGCAGCCCTTGGCGGGCTCCAAAAACTGGAAAAGCATTGTGGAGCAAATTCCCAAAATGGACCGACACGCCATTTACCAAAGAGCTCAAAGTTTTGCCCGAAATATTAAAACACAGGCCCAAAATGTTAATCGTGGCCTCCCCCACTATGAAGAAGATGTAGCCGAGCATGAAAATGAACTGCATAAAAAAATCATTTTTGCCCTAGCCTGTGTACTTTTTCTCTTTGTAGGCGCTCCAATGGGGGCTATTATCAAAAAAGGAGGCTTTGGTTGGCCCATTTTTGTGGCCTTTGTCTTTTTCATGACCTTTTTTGTCCTCCATCTTACCGGAGAACGCTTGGCCAAAAAACTCGTTTGGCCCTGTTGGGCAGGCTCTTGGCTCCCTATTTTAGTTTTACTTCCCATGGCCATTCTGCTTTCTAGAGCAGCCCTAAAAGATGCTCAACTGATTAGCTTCTCTAGCATTTGGAGCAAGATTAAAAGTATTTTACCACAAAAGAAAAAGGCCTAA
- the yidC gene encoding membrane protein insertase YidC, giving the protein MGNSRSTVIGFALLFLLWMGYVWVNSPSQAEIEAAAQEKKRLDDSTALADSLQLVQAQAMQAAKAQASSKKDEILADSSLSQTEKDSLIAQLPTAPQASSLEKELFGPFAAAASCQGELQTLENDKIKVTFNTKGGRIVDVELKEFKGYDHETADSRDKKALHLLNNAKDRFSYFIPLANVGKGGIETQDLCFQAEAKGNVLVFRAYAANDKEFIEQRYEIGESGYLLNYDFALQGLDRYIPKTANSIPFSWQSNLNKIEKNPSYERRMSSIHFKEVESSPSYCTCGSDAEETLEKEVQWVSHAQQFFNSSLIIDGSNKPKSGQLQTFMMPDDSAHLKSLTTRLNFPLANANNLVYNMRIYLGPNDYDGLSSIDVGLERIIPFGWSIFGFISRHVIRPLFNFLASFIPSYGLIIIILTLLIRGLMFPLQYKMLKSSVKMSILRPQLSKLKEKYKDDAQGMQMEQMKIYQQYGVSPLGGCLPMVLTMPIWIALYRFFPASIEFRQKSFLWADDLVSYDSIFDFGYIPVIYDFYGDHVSLFTLLWCVSMFAYLTYNGRQQMDMMADNPNAKMMKYMQYAFPVIFFFALNSWAAGLTCYMLFSNLFNIGQTFLVKSVLLDKDKLAAEMEQQRQDREANPKKKSGWQARYQDMMEQQRQMLEEQKKNKKKK; this is encoded by the coding sequence ATGGGAAATTCTAGGAGTACAGTCATTGGTTTTGCGCTGCTCTTTCTACTTTGGATGGGTTATGTTTGGGTAAACAGCCCCTCTCAGGCCGAGATAGAAGCGGCTGCACAGGAGAAGAAACGCCTTGATGATAGCACCGCCCTGGCTGACAGTCTACAATTGGTACAGGCACAAGCTATGCAAGCCGCCAAAGCGCAAGCTAGCAGCAAAAAGGATGAAATTCTAGCCGATAGCAGCCTAAGCCAAACGGAAAAGGATAGCTTAATTGCTCAACTACCAACAGCCCCTCAGGCTAGCTCTTTGGAAAAAGAGCTATTTGGTCCTTTTGCCGCTGCAGCCAGCTGCCAAGGCGAATTGCAAACCCTTGAAAATGACAAAATCAAAGTTACTTTCAATACCAAAGGGGGACGCATTGTAGATGTAGAACTAAAAGAGTTTAAGGGCTACGACCATGAAACAGCCGATAGCCGCGATAAAAAAGCCCTACACCTACTCAATAATGCCAAAGATCGCTTTAGCTATTTTATTCCCTTGGCCAATGTAGGCAAAGGCGGTATTGAAACCCAAGACCTCTGCTTTCAGGCAGAAGCAAAAGGGAATGTACTCGTTTTTAGAGCCTATGCCGCCAACGATAAAGAGTTTATTGAACAGCGCTACGAGATTGGCGAATCAGGCTATCTGCTCAATTATGATTTTGCCCTACAGGGACTCGATCGCTATATTCCTAAAACAGCTAATAGCATCCCCTTTAGCTGGCAAAGTAACCTCAATAAAATTGAGAAAAATCCTAGCTATGAGCGCCGTATGTCTTCTATCCATTTTAAGGAGGTAGAAAGCAGCCCAAGCTACTGTACCTGCGGTTCTGATGCCGAAGAAACCCTCGAAAAAGAGGTACAGTGGGTCAGCCATGCTCAGCAGTTCTTTAATAGCTCACTCATTATTGATGGTAGCAACAAACCCAAAAGTGGCCAATTGCAAACCTTCATGATGCCCGATGATTCGGCGCATTTGAAAAGCTTGACCACCCGCCTCAATTTCCCCCTCGCCAATGCCAATAATCTGGTCTATAACATGCGCATCTATCTTGGCCCCAACGATTATGACGGCCTAAGCAGCATTGATGTAGGATTGGAGCGGATTATTCCTTTTGGTTGGAGCATCTTCGGCTTTATTAGCCGACATGTGATCCGCCCCCTATTTAACTTCCTCGCCTCTTTTATTCCTAGCTACGGACTCATTATTATCATCCTGACGCTGCTCATCAGAGGCCTGATGTTCCCTCTTCAATACAAAATGCTCAAGTCGAGCGTGAAAATGAGTATCCTCCGCCCTCAACTGAGCAAGCTCAAAGAGAAGTATAAGGATGATGCCCAAGGCATGCAGATGGAGCAAATGAAAATCTATCAGCAATATGGCGTTAGCCCCTTGGGCGGCTGCCTGCCGATGGTCCTCACTATGCCAATCTGGATTGCCCTCTACCGCTTTTTCCCGGCCTCTATCGAGTTCCGCCAAAAAAGCTTCCTCTGGGCCGATGACCTCGTTAGCTACGACTCGATTTTTGACTTTGGCTATATCCCCGTCATCTATGACTTTTATGGCGATCACGTGAGTTTGTTCACCCTCCTTTGGTGTGTGTCTATGTTTGCTTACCTCACCTACAACGGCCGCCAACAAATGGACATGATGGCAGATAATCCCAATGCCAAAATGATGAAGTATATGCAGTATGCCTTCCCCGTCATCTTCTTCTTTGCCCTCAATAGCTGGGCGGCGGGCCTTACTTGCTACATGCTCTTCTCTAACCTCTTTAACATTGGCCAAACCTTCTTGGTAAAGTCGGTCCTTCTCGATAAGGATAAGCTAGCCGCCGAAATGGAACAGCAACGCCAAGATCGCGAAGCTAACCCCAAAAAGAAATCTGGCTGGCAAGCTCGCTACCAAGATATGATGGAGCAACAACGCCAAATGCTCGAAGAACAAAAGAAGAATAAAAAGAAGAAATAA